The Tenebrio molitor chromosome 5, icTenMoli1.1, whole genome shotgun sequence genome has a segment encoding these proteins:
- the LOC138130334 gene encoding ankyrin-3 isoform X1: MGGSVSQVFQSGSALLSNGHGHKVSDSTRQKVQTIFDALRANPKIGVQRLEGLLQQIPKNENILVIHDEAGYNLLQKCVGANNVELVRWLLARHTAADVNRFPCSLPLHIACLKGHDDCVELLLKHGAKVDVEARMCWPGAHSSNCEERGKYSLNVVVPASAIQQEENCIERESRDRPSSKLQSAIYYALDGDQVTILTMLAQRSEDPWNGIFRARKPLLHAACERGAWRCTQFLVTERTDEIHILKDEYYPVHYAVLHDSKFLELLINAGADTTVRTCTQQMTLLHAVLLVAHKSAEDTVSTIRLLLDHGCKELINTPDSLGNTPLHALIVRYALEEAQYGYDKWNKWDVLHLVRYLIQSGARQSINHAGNSAVACVLRHVRDWDVCYELLNMLLHEGGDPNMVGRDGSVPLMVCLVPLINKDPLHHFTHSMKVCYLNCIRILLKEGANPNCSYRANLTPLHVLVFTVSENITLNCDVQKELNFEFIKNLLILLLIHGLDPNVRISNRTQHILQSCMDMIQNVRDCKDIHYVYDLTLTLVQYGANPDLSLNMTEAIKNHPLHLQPIWKTKNYILYYYIMLISRKENLIMDPNMSFSKIIMLFYLIMQHKPLFECLKILHTQQLSLVPGKMTEPLTCIIRDLYKRPRSLKQICRVKIHNCLGRRPGVHINKLSLPNQLKDYLLNFEP; the protein is encoded by the exons ATGGGGGGCTCAGTGAGTCAAGTGTTCCAGTCGGGGAGTGCTCTGCTGTCGAACGGCCACGGACACAAAGTCTCCGATTCGACGAGACAAAAGGTACAAACGATTTTCGACGCTCTCAGAGCCAACCCAAAGATTGGAGTACAAAGATTAGAGGGACTACTGCAACAAATACCAAAA aatgaaaatattttggtgATACACGATGAGGCAGGGTACAACCTGCTGCAAAAGTGTGTAGGAGCCAACAATGTGGAGCTAGTGAGGTGGCTCCTAGCGCGCCACACTGCTGCTGATGTCAATAGATTTCCTTGTAGTCTTCCCCTTCATATAGCCTGCTTAAAAGG ACATGATGATTGTGTAGAGTTGTTGCTGAAACATGGAGCCAAGGTGGACGTTGAGGCGAGGATGTGCTGGCCAGGGGCGCACAGCAGCAACTGTGAGGAAAGGGGGAAGTAct CGTTGAACGTGGTTGTTCCAGCGTCGGCCATCCAGCAGGAGGAGAACTGCATCGAGCGCGAGAGCCGCGACCGTCCTTCCAGCAAACTCCAGTCGGCAATCTACTACGCCCTTGACGGCGACCAAGTGACCATCCTGACGATGTTGGCGCAACGCAGCGAGGATCCATGG AACGGCATTTTCCGGGCGAGGAAGCCTCTCTTGCACGCGGCGTGCGAACGCGGAGCCTGGCGCTGCACCCAATTCTTAGTTACCGAAAGGACTGACGAAATCCATATTCTAAAGGATGAATATTATCCAGTACACTACGCCGTACTGCACGACAGCAAGTTTCTAGAACTTTTAATCAACGCCGGTGCCGACACCACAGTCAGGACTTGTACACAACAGATGACGCTGTTGCACGCCG TCCTTCTTGTCGCGCATAAGTCAGCGGAAGACACCGTTTCCACGATCAGACTCCTGTTGGATCACGGATGTAAAGAGTTGATCAACACGCCCGACAGTTTGGGGAACACGCCGTTGCACGCGCTCATTGTCAGATACGCCCTAGAGGAAGCTCAGTATGGGTACGACAAGTGGAACAAGTGGGACGTCTTGCATCTGGTTAGGTATCTAATACAGTCCGGAGCTCGACAGTCCATCAATCATGCGGGAAATTCGGCTGTTGCCTGTGTGCTAAGGCATGTGCGAGATTGGGACGTCTGCTACGAATTACTCAATATGTTGCTGCACGAAGGAG GCGACCCTAATATGGTGGGCAGGGACGGTTCAGTGCCTTTAATGGTCTGTTTAGTTCCCTTAATTAACAAAGACCCGCTTCACCATTTCACCCACAGCATGAAG GTCTGTTACTTAAATTGCATAAGGATCCTGCTGAAGGAGGGCGCCAACCCGAACTGCAGCTACAGAGCCAATCTGACACCCCTCCACGTGTTGGTCTTCACCGTTTCTGAAAACATCACGCTCAACTGCGACGTTCAGAAGGAGCTCAACTTCGAGTTCATCAAGAACTTGTTGATCCTGTTGTTAATCCACGGTCTGGACCCGAACGTGAGGATCAGCAATCGAACCCAGCACATACTGCAGTCGTGCATGGACATGATACAGAATGTGCGCGACTGCAAGGACATCCACTACGTCTACGATCTTACGCTTACTCTG GTACAATACGGGGCGAATCCCGACCTAAGCTTGAACATGACGGAAGCAATAAAAAACCATCCTTTGCACCTGCAGCCGATCTGGAAGACGAAGAACTACATCCTCTACTATTACATAATGCTGATATCGCGAAAAGAGAATCTCATCATGGACCCGAACATGAGCTTTTCGAAGATCATAATGTTGTTCTACTTGATAATGCAACACAAGCCGTTGTTCGAGTGTTTGAAAATCTTGCACACTCAACAGCTGAGTTTGGTGCCGGGTAAAATGACTGAACCGTTGACCTGTATTATTAGAGATTTATACAAAAGACCCAGAAGTCTGAAACAGATCTGCCGCGTTAAAATACACAACTGTCTCGGTCGTCGACCGGGCGTCCACATTAACAAACTGAGTCTGCCCAATCAGCTTAAAgattatttgttgaattttgaaccGTAG
- the LOC138130334 gene encoding ankyrin-3 isoform X2: MGGSVSQVFQSGSALLSNGHGHKVSDSTRQKVQTIFDALRANPKIGVQRLEGLLQQIPKNENILVIHDEAGYNLLQKCVGANNVELVRWLLARHTAADVNRFPCSLPLHIACLKGHDDCVELLLKHGAKVDVEARMCWPGAHSSNCEERGKYSSAIQQEENCIERESRDRPSSKLQSAIYYALDGDQVTILTMLAQRSEDPWNGIFRARKPLLHAACERGAWRCTQFLVTERTDEIHILKDEYYPVHYAVLHDSKFLELLINAGADTTVRTCTQQMTLLHAVLLVAHKSAEDTVSTIRLLLDHGCKELINTPDSLGNTPLHALIVRYALEEAQYGYDKWNKWDVLHLVRYLIQSGARQSINHAGNSAVACVLRHVRDWDVCYELLNMLLHEGGDPNMVGRDGSVPLMVCLVPLINKDPLHHFTHSMKVCYLNCIRILLKEGANPNCSYRANLTPLHVLVFTVSENITLNCDVQKELNFEFIKNLLILLLIHGLDPNVRISNRTQHILQSCMDMIQNVRDCKDIHYVYDLTLTLVQYGANPDLSLNMTEAIKNHPLHLQPIWKTKNYILYYYIMLISRKENLIMDPNMSFSKIIMLFYLIMQHKPLFECLKILHTQQLSLVPGKMTEPLTCIIRDLYKRPRSLKQICRVKIHNCLGRRPGVHINKLSLPNQLKDYLLNFEP, from the exons ATGGGGGGCTCAGTGAGTCAAGTGTTCCAGTCGGGGAGTGCTCTGCTGTCGAACGGCCACGGACACAAAGTCTCCGATTCGACGAGACAAAAGGTACAAACGATTTTCGACGCTCTCAGAGCCAACCCAAAGATTGGAGTACAAAGATTAGAGGGACTACTGCAACAAATACCAAAA aatgaaaatattttggtgATACACGATGAGGCAGGGTACAACCTGCTGCAAAAGTGTGTAGGAGCCAACAATGTGGAGCTAGTGAGGTGGCTCCTAGCGCGCCACACTGCTGCTGATGTCAATAGATTTCCTTGTAGTCTTCCCCTTCATATAGCCTGCTTAAAAGG ACATGATGATTGTGTAGAGTTGTTGCTGAAACATGGAGCCAAGGTGGACGTTGAGGCGAGGATGTGCTGGCCAGGGGCGCACAGCAGCAACTGTGAGGAAAGGGGGAAGTAct CGTCGGCCATCCAGCAGGAGGAGAACTGCATCGAGCGCGAGAGCCGCGACCGTCCTTCCAGCAAACTCCAGTCGGCAATCTACTACGCCCTTGACGGCGACCAAGTGACCATCCTGACGATGTTGGCGCAACGCAGCGAGGATCCATGG AACGGCATTTTCCGGGCGAGGAAGCCTCTCTTGCACGCGGCGTGCGAACGCGGAGCCTGGCGCTGCACCCAATTCTTAGTTACCGAAAGGACTGACGAAATCCATATTCTAAAGGATGAATATTATCCAGTACACTACGCCGTACTGCACGACAGCAAGTTTCTAGAACTTTTAATCAACGCCGGTGCCGACACCACAGTCAGGACTTGTACACAACAGATGACGCTGTTGCACGCCG TCCTTCTTGTCGCGCATAAGTCAGCGGAAGACACCGTTTCCACGATCAGACTCCTGTTGGATCACGGATGTAAAGAGTTGATCAACACGCCCGACAGTTTGGGGAACACGCCGTTGCACGCGCTCATTGTCAGATACGCCCTAGAGGAAGCTCAGTATGGGTACGACAAGTGGAACAAGTGGGACGTCTTGCATCTGGTTAGGTATCTAATACAGTCCGGAGCTCGACAGTCCATCAATCATGCGGGAAATTCGGCTGTTGCCTGTGTGCTAAGGCATGTGCGAGATTGGGACGTCTGCTACGAATTACTCAATATGTTGCTGCACGAAGGAG GCGACCCTAATATGGTGGGCAGGGACGGTTCAGTGCCTTTAATGGTCTGTTTAGTTCCCTTAATTAACAAAGACCCGCTTCACCATTTCACCCACAGCATGAAG GTCTGTTACTTAAATTGCATAAGGATCCTGCTGAAGGAGGGCGCCAACCCGAACTGCAGCTACAGAGCCAATCTGACACCCCTCCACGTGTTGGTCTTCACCGTTTCTGAAAACATCACGCTCAACTGCGACGTTCAGAAGGAGCTCAACTTCGAGTTCATCAAGAACTTGTTGATCCTGTTGTTAATCCACGGTCTGGACCCGAACGTGAGGATCAGCAATCGAACCCAGCACATACTGCAGTCGTGCATGGACATGATACAGAATGTGCGCGACTGCAAGGACATCCACTACGTCTACGATCTTACGCTTACTCTG GTACAATACGGGGCGAATCCCGACCTAAGCTTGAACATGACGGAAGCAATAAAAAACCATCCTTTGCACCTGCAGCCGATCTGGAAGACGAAGAACTACATCCTCTACTATTACATAATGCTGATATCGCGAAAAGAGAATCTCATCATGGACCCGAACATGAGCTTTTCGAAGATCATAATGTTGTTCTACTTGATAATGCAACACAAGCCGTTGTTCGAGTGTTTGAAAATCTTGCACACTCAACAGCTGAGTTTGGTGCCGGGTAAAATGACTGAACCGTTGACCTGTATTATTAGAGATTTATACAAAAGACCCAGAAGTCTGAAACAGATCTGCCGCGTTAAAATACACAACTGTCTCGGTCGTCGACCGGGCGTCCACATTAACAAACTGAGTCTGCCCAATCAGCTTAAAgattatttgttgaattttgaaccGTAG